A part of Procambarus clarkii isolate CNS0578487 chromosome 21, FALCON_Pclarkii_2.0, whole genome shotgun sequence genomic DNA contains:
- the LOC138367203 gene encoding oviduct-specific glycoprotein-like — translation MVSLRVLMVWLSVDGVAESVDDMADRVDGVAESVDGVAESVDCVAESVDGVAENADGLAGSVNGVAENADGVAESVDGEAESVDGVAESVDGVTESVDGVAVSVHGMVESVDGVAESVDGVVKKVDGVADSVDGDAECRRCG, via the coding sequence atggtgtcgctgagagtgttgatggtgtggctgagtgtagatggtgtggctgagagtgtagatgataTGGCTGATAGGGTAGATGGTGTGgcggagagtgtagatggtgtggctgagagtgtagattgtgtggctgagagtgtagatggtgtggctgagaatgCAGATGGTTTGGCTGGGAGTGTAAATGGTGTTGCTGAGAAtgcagatggtgtggctgagagcgtAGATGGTgaagctgagagtgtagatggtgtcgctgagagtgttgatggtgttactgagagtgtagatggtgtcgctgtgaGTGTACATGGTATggttgagagtgtagatggtgtagctgagagtgtagatggtgtagtTAAGaaagtagatggtgtggctgatagTGTAGATGGTGATGCTGAGTGTAgaaggtgtggctga